In Pectobacterium actinidiae, the DNA window CTGTGATTTTCCACCTGCACGATGCACTGGGCATGAGCGTTGAGCGCATCAACACCCTGCTGACCAAAGAATCCGGTCTGCAAGGTCTGACTGAAGTGACCAGCGACTGCCGCTACGTTGAAGATAACTACGAGACGAAAGCAGACGCTAAACGTGCAATGGACGTTTATTGCCACCGTCTGGCTAAGTACATTGGTTCCTATGCGGCACTGATGGAAGGTCGTCTGGATGCGGTGATCTTCACGGGTGGTATCGGTGAAAATGCGGCAATGGTTCGCGAGCTGTCACTGAAAAAACTGGGTCTGCTGGGCTTTGACGTCGATCACGAACGCAATCTGGCTGCACGCTTCGGTAAAAGTGGCAACATCGCTAAAGATGGCACCCGCGCGGCGCTGGTTATCCCGACCAATGAAGAGTTGGTCATCGCCGAAGACGCTTACCGTCTGACCGCGTAAAACACGTAACTCCCAACACCGTCAGCCAAGGCTGACGGTGTTGTTTTTGACTAACGAGCAACCGTAAAGAGGTTCGGCCGTGTCCCGTATAATCATGTTGATCCCCACTGGCACCAGCGTTGGTCTGACAAGCGTCAGCCTGGGTGTCATCCGTTCCATGGAACAGAAAGGCGTCCGCCTGAGCGTGTTCAAACCTATTGCCCAGCCGCGTAGTGGCGACAATACGCCAGATCAAACGACCACCATTATTCGTGCCAATTCCGCCATCAACGCCGCCGAGCCACTGGCGATGAGCCGCGTTGAAGCCCTGCTGAGCTCCAACCAGCAAGACGTGCTGATGGAAGAAATCATCGCGCGCTACCACGAAAACACCAAAGACGCAGAAGTCGTTCTGGTTGAAGGCCTGGTTCCTACCCGTAAGCACCAGTTTGCTAACGCGTTGAACTATGAAATCGCCAAAACGCTGAACGCAGAAATCGTCTTCGTACTGGCGCTGGGTAACGATTCCCCGGCACAGCTGAAAGACCGTATCGAACTGGCGCGTTCCAGCTTCGGCGGCAGCAAAAACAAAAACATCACTGGCGTGATCATCAACAAACTGAATGCGCCAGTAGACGACCAGGGCCGTACTCGCCCTGACCTGTCTGAAATCTTCGATGACTCCACGAAAGCCAGCGTTGCCAACATTGATCCGAAGCAGCTGTTCGCTAACAGCCCGCTGCCGGTTCTGGGCTGTATCCCGTGGAGCTTTGACCTGATAGCTACGCGCGCCATCGATATGGCGAATCACCTGAATGCGCGTATCATCAACGAAGGCGACATTCAGACGCGCCGCGTTAAGTCTGTCACTTTCTGCGCACGCAGCATCCCTCACATGCTGGAGCATTTCCGTCCAGGTTCACTGCTGGTGACCTCCGCTGACCGTCCTGATGTTCTGGTTGCTGCCTGTTTGGCTGCCATGAATGGCGTGGAAATCGGTGCCCTGCTGCTGACTGGCGGCTACGAAATGGATCCGAGCATTGCCAAGCTGTGCGAGCGTGCCTTCCAGACTGGCCTGCCGGTCTTTATGGTCGACACCAACACCTGGCAGACCTCACTCAGCCTGCAAAGCTTCAACCTTGAAGTTCCGGCTGATGACCGTCAACGTGTTGAGAAAGTGCAGGAATATGTTGCACGCCACATCGACACCCAGTGGATCGATTCACTGAGTGCAGAATCTGAGCGTTCACGCCGTCTGTCTCCACCAGCGTTCCGCTATCAGCTGACTGAGCTGGCGCGTAAAGCAGGCAAACGTATCGTTCTGCCTGAAGGTGATGAACCACGTACCGTTAAAGCAGCATCTATCTGTGCTGAACGTGGTATTGCTCACTGTGTGCTGATCGGTAACCCAGAAGAGATTCAACGTGTTGCTGCCGCTCAGGGCGTAGAACTGGGCAAAGGCATCGAAATCGTCGATCCGATTGTCGTACGTGAGCGCTATGTTGCACGTCTGGTTGAACTGCGTAAGAGCAAGGGCATGACCGAAGTGGTTGCGCGTGAACAGCTCGAAGACAACGTGGTTCTGGGTACGCTGATGCTGGAACAGGGTGAAGTTGACGGTCTGGTTTCTGGTGCCGTTCACACCACCGCTAACACCATCCGTCCGCCGTTGCAGTTGATCAAA includes these proteins:
- the pta gene encoding phosphate acetyltransferase, with amino-acid sequence MSRIIMLIPTGTSVGLTSVSLGVIRSMEQKGVRLSVFKPIAQPRSGDNTPDQTTTIIRANSAINAAEPLAMSRVEALLSSNQQDVLMEEIIARYHENTKDAEVVLVEGLVPTRKHQFANALNYEIAKTLNAEIVFVLALGNDSPAQLKDRIELARSSFGGSKNKNITGVIINKLNAPVDDQGRTRPDLSEIFDDSTKASVANIDPKQLFANSPLPVLGCIPWSFDLIATRAIDMANHLNARIINEGDIQTRRVKSVTFCARSIPHMLEHFRPGSLLVTSADRPDVLVAACLAAMNGVEIGALLLTGGYEMDPSIAKLCERAFQTGLPVFMVDTNTWQTSLSLQSFNLEVPADDRQRVEKVQEYVARHIDTQWIDSLSAESERSRRLSPPAFRYQLTELARKAGKRIVLPEGDEPRTVKAASICAERGIAHCVLIGNPEEIQRVAAAQGVELGKGIEIVDPIVVRERYVARLVELRKSKGMTEVVAREQLEDNVVLGTLMLEQGEVDGLVSGAVHTTANTIRPPLQLIKTAPGSSLVSSVFFMLLPEQVLVYGDCAINPDPTAEQLAEIAIQSADSATAFGIDPRVAMISYSTGNSGAGSDVEKVREATRLAQEKRPDLVIDGPLQYDAAIMADVAQSKAPNSPVAGKATVFIFPDLNTGNTTYKAVQRSADLISIGPMLQGMRKPVNDLSRGALVDDIVYTVALTAIQATQL